The genomic region TGACACATCAATTGAATAAATGGTCCAAAACTCCATGAATGGATTAAAACTTGTAAGCTAGTTCATAGAAGTTATTGAGTGAAAGAAACCCTAATCCCAAACATTTAAATCAACGAAAATGAAAAtccaacaaataaataaaaaagtcaaTTAAAACGTGTCACGAGTCACAACCAGccaattgttttttatttccctttttaCCTTCATCATTCCTCTTTACTTTAATTTCCACAAAATTCTAGCCTAACTCTTCCACACGTGTTGGCCGACGTGTCCTCCCTTCTTTCAAGGCATGATAAACGTTAAACTctccaataaaaattaaaaataaaatagcaaaaggACAAAAGCTCCAAactccataattttttttattgctttacAGTATTTGGGGGTGATTCTAGAAACAAAGCAAGAAAAATTGACACGTGTCCTAAAACTTTTATGATACCctttttgtaaattttcgtgACGGTTCATGTACCCTGTTTGTAGGATAAGGTCGGCCGTAGATGTCAGGCACGTGTCGTTAGCTAACGGTGATAAAGTGGGTCCCACTTAGACAAAAGTTAGACAAGGACGACCGTACTTATCTCTTTTTAGACACTATCGATCTATCCTCCCTTCTATTTAAATACCTTCCCTTTCCCCTAACtctgaaaaaaaagagagagaaaaaaacctttttttactgtgttttattttctcttgtaCTAAAACTGTTTGGTCGGCAAGAAAACTTTAGAATCATGGGAGTGCCGGAAACTGATCCATTGGCTCAATTGAGCTTGCCGCCGGGGTTTCGGTTTTATCCAACTGATGAAGAGCTTTTAGTGCAATATTTATGCAGGAAAGTTGCAGGGCATCATTTTTCTCTGCAAATCATTGGCGAAATCgatttatacaaatttaatcCATGGGATTTACCGAGTAAGTTTCACCGAGTCCAAAGCAAAGAATtaactttgtttttctttttttgttcatttctttactaataataaaaaatttaaattgttttttgacAGGTAAAGCTTTGTTTGGTGAAAAAGAATGGTATTTTTTCAGTCCTAGAGACAGAAAATATCCGAACGGGTCACGACCTAATAGAGTTGCAGGGTCCGGGTACTGGAAAGCTACCGGAACTGATAAAATTATTACAACGGAAGGCCGTAAAGTGGGTATAAAAAAAGCTCTGGTTTTTTACGTCGGAAAAGCTCCCAAAGGAACTAAAACTAATTGGATTATGCATGAATATCGACTCATTGAAACTTCTCGTAAAAGTGGTAGCTCCAAggtaatctatttttttttaaaaattaattattgaataataattgTTCGAACTttgaataataattacctttttttttttttttgtagttgGATGATTGGGTTTTATGTCGAATATACAAGAAGAATTCAAGTGGTCAAAAACCTTTGTCAAGTGTTTCAAGCAGAGAGCAAAGCACGAATGGGTCATCATCATCGTCTTCTTCACAACTGGATGACATGCTTGAGTCATTGCCCGAGTTGGACGATCGTTTCTTTGCTTTGCCACGCGTTAACTCGTTCAAAACGCTTCAAAACGATGTGAAACTGGGGTTTCAAAGTCTGGGGATCGGGAATTTGGATTGGGGGAGTCTTGGTGGGCTTAGCTCGGTGCCTGAGCTGGTACCGAGTGGACAACCTCAAACTCAAACTCAGAGTCCGGGGATTACTAGTTATGGAAATAGTAACGTATATGTCAGCACAATGCCGCCTACACTTTGTCAGATGGACGTGTCGACAAATAAGATTGGTAACTCGGTGGAAGAGGAAGTACAGAGTGGACTCAGAACTCAGCGAGCTGATAACTCGGGGATATTTCGACAAAACTCGAATGTGTTGAACAGTCACAACTTCTCTAACTCGATTGACCCGTATGGGTTTCGGTGCCCGACTCAATCGGGTGGATTTGGGTTTAGACAATAAAAAGAAAGTATAGGTAGAAGGACCAGGAAAGGAATTTCAGAAATtgtgtaaatattttgaattcttTTGGGCTAACCTTTTGGAATTATAGAAACCAAAAGAGTTTAAAAAGATGGCcagaatttgaaattttgctCTGTGTTTTtagcataattaaaattttatcagttTATAATCTAATCTTTGATtaagttatgaaattttatgattattttccagaaaatttataaatcaaatataaacatatatttaaatattataatgcAGGGTatcatttttatgtaaaattttaatgcatttatTAATTTGTGCATGTAATATAAGAAACATATCAATGCAGATGTTAAtaactttcattttatataaaattttgaatttatccCCATCGTATATGTATTCACAAATTACGAATATATATGAtttgtaattgtaattttttttaaaaaaatgggggtaaatatttgttgttgattttgcaattaaaagataaaatggttttaccaagaaaaaagaaaaggttgattAGAAGTTGAATTTTCAAAAGATACATTTGCTAAGAAATGAGGAAACGGGGAGCCGCACACAAGATAAGAACATTATCACAAGCAAAGGTCTAAAAAGTCCAAAACTAAAGAgtagaaaaatgaaattgaaatgaaaggAGTGGGGGTTTTTCATTCTTATCAAAATAGACAATATGAATGGTTATTATTCCACCATGTGTTAACCAATCATAGGTCCAAACAAAGTGAAATGATATGTACTAGGTtgtctttcttttatttgaaaagaattaggtgttaattgattgaatttagtTATTGCTATCAACGGAGTTTTTAGATAAATGCTTTATTGATTCATTTCATATCATGGATCATAGAAGTTAAATTCAAAATCGGTAGGGTATACCCTTTTCTCGAAACGAAATACCAAGAAAAATTACAATAGAACTCTTTGGATCATCTATCAGTTGCTCAACAAATTCTTTCTTTggaatcttttaaaaaaaagattcaggGGTTGACAAGTGTCTATaggagtatagtaaaatattaaaaaaacacataacaatttttaaagctacttatgaaataaaaaaaatacactagCAGTGTCCTAAATActaacatttataaatatattatttgataaatataattaaaaaaggtaaaatatatatttaaaacattcaaaataataagagtattgtgatttgatattttatttaaataataatatagtgttaagataaaaaaattaatttactcattaaaATGGTTCgtattaagtgataagtagcccttaatttatttattttttatttttattaaaaagtcaattaaatgatgtttaatatttgttatcaaatgcattaaaaacttaaactattaaaaattattggaGCCAATTTTGTCATCCAATTATAACGTCAATTGTAACTTAAGGCGTAGTTGAAAATTGGACAAAAGTTACCATTTGTGAATTGGtataattttaatccaaaactTGGCTTTGTGTCTTGGACTCTGTCAAATTTATATAGTGCTCTGTGATGCTGATATGTGATGATATCAAATCAAAGTCTTAATGTAATCTAAGTTCCATTGTTTAGAAGAACAAATCATATTGACTTTTGAATACCACTTAGTGTAAAGATAAATAGACGACTGTTTTGTATGGCTACTTACAGGGGAAATGTGATTGTTCTTGATTGTAAAGTAAAATGACTTGTATTCCGTTAGACAGGAGATAAAAGAGCACTTCATTTTGTTCATTAACGAACTGTTATTTTTTTAGTGTAAAAATTGTAAGTAAACACAAGTGAGTCACTTGGTTGATGTTTAAGCTTTTGGCGAGAATGACTTAGAGGAGAGTAATCATGCTTGGAGTATATAGGTGTGAGGTTGCTACTTGGTGAGTTAGTAGGACTTAAATCATAGCTTGTACTTATTGAAATATAGGATTAACTCTCTATGCAAGGCCTTGTAGTATAGGAGGATTCTGAAGCGCATAAGTAAGTTTTCTATGTCCATCTTCTACACGATCATTATCACCagaattagaaagaaaataaagatgaatTGTGGAGAGGGTACATTATTTAAAGTTCCACAAGTTGAATTTCATAGTCAATTAGTTCTAGACCCTGCACATGATTTGTTGCCAATTGCAACTAGGCCTGACACTAGCCTAAAAATGTGTCACATGTTTGTGCAAAACCACATgttgattgtaacacccctcaacCGACCCGATCACCAGATCCGAATGTGTGATGTCATATTACATGACCAAAGTAACTTAGGCTAACTTGACACGTATCcataaaatttagttaataatTGTCGTCCACATCAATTAAATCAcccaatatatatacacatacattcataatatataGAATACTATTTCATAATGTTGATGAATTGTTATTTCTAAGTGCAAAAATTGTAAGTAAATATAAGTGCGTTGGTTTACATCTAAGCTTTCAGGGGGGAAAGACTTAGAGAAGAGTGATATTGCTTAGATTATAGGTGTGAGGTTACTACTTGGTGAATGAGTAGGACTTAAATTACAGTTTTACTTATTGAAGTGTAGTGGACTGGCTCTCTAGACAAGACACTGCGGAAGTAGAAAGATTTCGAACTGTGTAAACAAGTTCTCTATGTCCATCTTTGTTTTTACCTGTAGTTGTCACTTGGTCCAGTTGCACCTTATGAAATATATGGATGTATATCTACTTAGAAAATTTCAACCAActctcaaatattttaattttctattagtTATCAAATAAGCTCATTTGGGTGCATTTAGTTCATGTTATGTAGCAGAACATCCCATAACCTCACATTCTAGattaaaattactttatttgGATTTGGAACATCCTCACCATATTGTAATATCACATTTTTAAATACTGTCAAGACATTGAAATATTGGGTGGAACTCAATACCACTCAttctttaggttattttagattgcatacataatttaaaattttggaccAATTTAccctttgtttttattattttaatattttttgtcctctttttcaaatgaaattgaagtttaaaataaaacaaaattccCTCCTTTTCTTAACAATGAAACAATAAAGgttaaactttaaaattgtaattattgtGTAAACAACATATGATGGTAGTAATTAGGGTAGTAATTAAGTTTCCTTGTTGACACCAGAATGACGAAGGTTCAAGTCTTGTTGATGCAATCCCTCTCCTTAGGGGCATAGTCAAGGGGGCAGGCATGGGCTTGGCCCCTTGACTCAATGGTGTTATTGTAGTTGAAGTTCCTTCAAAATGtcaattattcaatttcgtcccttttaacttttatttaattagaacaaTTGTAAGTTTAgcctttttcaaaaatttggaatttaactAGAGCtgttttaatacaaaattatttagCTTTGGaccccttaaaattttttaatttgatctcCCCACATAATTTCTACCTTCGCTTCTACTCTCCCCTAATTCATAACTTAACACTTTTGAAATGATCGGATCACTTCCAAGAAATTCCCTTTTTtaggataaaaagaaaagaagagaaaaagaagggtaaactacacctatggtcacttttgtttatcttaggttacatttcagtcacttatgttagaaatgttacgttttagtcacttacgttatcgtgttgtaacattttagtcactgagctgtTAATtatcgttaatggtgtaatggtaagctgacgtggcatgttaaattatcatttcaaacaaaaactttaggttaaattatacaattggtccccataatttttcgttttgagcaatttaattcttttatgttcttttaactttcctctttttttctttatttttcattctcttctgcttctccctctgttttcctacattctttatttcttttaacataccaggaagttgaattggtagtgaagaaagaagcatggtatgggtttatgggttttggttataggcaaatgatgacagtcgacttcctacttcttttttcactgccaattcgactttctaatatgttaaaag from Gossypium raimondii isolate GPD5lz chromosome 1, ASM2569854v1, whole genome shotgun sequence harbors:
- the LOC105779409 gene encoding NAC domain-containing protein 72; this translates as MGVPETDPLAQLSLPPGFRFYPTDEELLVQYLCRKVAGHHFSLQIIGEIDLYKFNPWDLPSKALFGEKEWYFFSPRDRKYPNGSRPNRVAGSGYWKATGTDKIITTEGRKVGIKKALVFYVGKAPKGTKTNWIMHEYRLIETSRKSGSSKLDDWVLCRIYKKNSSGQKPLSSVSSREQSTNGSSSSSSSQLDDMLESLPELDDRFFALPRVNSFKTLQNDVKLGFQSLGIGNLDWGSLGGLSSVPELVPSGQPQTQTQSPGITSYGNSNVYVSTMPPTLCQMDVSTNKIGNSVEEEVQSGLRTQRADNSGIFRQNSNVLNSHNFSNSIDPYGFRCPTQSGGFGFRQ